In Actinomycetota bacterium, one genomic interval encodes:
- a CDS encoding xylulose kinase, producing the protein MTAVSQEVTVGLDIGTTSVKAVAADADGRVVARARIPHRLHIPAPSRMEHDATQAWRRGPRRALAALGQPRARALCVAAMVPSMTAVDRRGIPRAPGLLYGDERGRTESGANPAASGEALAFLKWLATEVPDARGYWPAQAVANFALSGEPALDTGSAFTTHPLFTGLEWDAAVLDDAGVRADQLPRTANMDEAVGKVGDALLSAGTIDALGEQLVAGADAEGDVLVILGTTLIVWAATTEWRDVPGLWTIPHTSPGLTFIGGASNAGGLFLNWALALAGRGRGAVDPKRVPVWLPYPRGERTPYHDPHRRALLHALDLTHDAAAVRRAAYEASGFAARHHLDLAATSPRRIVATGGGVRVAEWVQALADCTGLPVDVVAVPEGAALGAAFIARVTAGLESSMTDGARWARTSHRVEPDPAWVRAVEERYAQYRALADGGNA; encoded by the coding sequence ATGACGGCCGTGTCACAAGAGGTGACCGTCGGTCTCGACATCGGCACCACCTCGGTGAAAGCGGTCGCGGCCGACGCCGACGGCCGCGTCGTGGCCCGGGCGCGCATCCCGCACCGGCTGCACATCCCGGCGCCCAGCCGCATGGAGCACGACGCCACCCAGGCATGGCGGCGGGGCCCGCGGCGGGCGCTCGCCGCGCTCGGACAGCCTCGGGCGCGGGCGCTGTGCGTGGCGGCCATGGTGCCCTCGATGACCGCGGTCGACCGTCGCGGCATCCCCCGGGCGCCGGGCCTCCTCTACGGCGACGAGCGGGGTCGCACCGAGAGCGGCGCCAACCCGGCCGCGAGCGGCGAGGCGCTGGCCTTCCTGAAGTGGTTGGCAACCGAGGTTCCCGACGCCAGGGGCTACTGGCCTGCGCAGGCCGTGGCCAACTTTGCCCTCTCAGGGGAGCCCGCGCTCGACACCGGCTCCGCGTTCACCACCCACCCCCTGTTCACCGGGCTGGAGTGGGACGCGGCGGTGCTCGACGACGCGGGCGTTCGAGCCGACCAGCTGCCGCGGACTGCGAACATGGACGAGGCGGTCGGCAAGGTCGGCGACGCCCTGCTCTCGGCCGGCACCATCGACGCGCTGGGCGAGCAGCTGGTCGCGGGCGCCGACGCCGAGGGCGACGTGTTGGTCATCCTGGGCACCACGCTCATCGTCTGGGCCGCCACGACCGAGTGGCGCGATGTGCCGGGTCTCTGGACGATCCCGCACACGTCGCCCGGCCTCACGTTCATCGGAGGCGCGAGCAACGCGGGCGGCCTCTTCCTGAACTGGGCGCTGGCCCTTGCCGGTCGCGGCCGCGGTGCGGTCGATCCCAAGAGGGTGCCCGTGTGGCTCCCGTACCCGAGGGGGGAGCGCACGCCGTACCACGACCCGCACCGGCGAGCGCTCCTGCACGCCCTCGACCTCACCCACGACGCAGCGGCGGTGCGTCGCGCGGCCTACGAGGCCTCCGGCTTCGCGGCGCGCCATCACCTCGACCTGGCCGCGACGTCGCCGCGCCGCATCGTCGCCACCGGCGGGGGCGTGCGGGTCGCGGAATGGGTGCAAGCGCTGGCCGACTGCACGGGCCTGCCGGTCGACGTGGTGGCGGTGCCCGAAGGCGCGGCGCTCGGCGCCGCCTTCATCGCACGCGTCACCGCCGGACTCGAGTCCTCGATGACGGACGGCGCCCGCTGGGCGCGCACCTCACATCGAGTCGAGCCCGACCCGGCCTGGGTCCGGGCCGTGGAGGAGCGTTATGCGCAGTACCGCGCGCTGGCCGACGGAGGGAATGCGTGA
- a CDS encoding ferredoxin, translated as MSLEISIDREKCMGSGNCSFWAEGVFDLDEDGIAIVVDPTACPDDKIVLAMQGCPTQAISLTRAGEPVV; from the coding sequence ATGAGCCTCGAGATCAGCATCGACCGCGAGAAGTGCATGGGCTCGGGGAACTGCTCGTTCTGGGCCGAAGGCGTGTTCGACCTCGACGAAGACGGCATCGCGATCGTCGTCGATCCCACCGCATGTCCCGACGACAAGATCGTGCTCGCCATGCAGGGCTGCCCGACGCAGGCGATCTCCCTGACGCGCGCCGGCGAGCCGGTGGTGTGA
- a CDS encoding CoA transferase, with the protein MPQDSTDTAVTVVFDAVSLLEGVRVLDLGIWRPAPYAAQLLADLGADVVKIEPPGGDPMRAFPELFERLTRRKRCIELDLHDDGDRRRAVELAADVDIAVEGFRPGVADRLGVGYEALRAANPSIVYCSISGYGQEGPRANAPGHDVNYQGYAGVLAPRPGDIPTQPRVPYADLAAGLAGAMAMCAAYIRRLRSGEGEYVDVSMTDVLAHWNGERDGTIVASDDLDGVIMGVPGYGVYATADGRWVSLGITSEDRFWSSLCEALGLQQHAAMPFPERMRRHTELDAAVADGLSRLSRDEAVECLDRAGVPVAPVLTRQEMVGALGASALVHPARYRHHPVL; encoded by the coding sequence ATGCCGCAGGACTCGACTGACACGGCCGTCACAGTAGTGTTCGACGCCGTGAGCCTTCTCGAGGGCGTGCGCGTCCTCGACCTCGGGATCTGGCGGCCCGCGCCGTACGCGGCCCAGCTGCTGGCCGACCTCGGCGCCGACGTCGTCAAGATCGAGCCACCGGGCGGCGACCCCATGCGCGCCTTCCCCGAGCTGTTCGAGCGGCTCACGCGCCGAAAGCGCTGCATCGAGCTCGATCTGCACGACGACGGTGACCGCCGGCGCGCGGTCGAGCTCGCCGCCGATGTGGACATCGCGGTCGAGGGCTTCCGGCCCGGCGTGGCCGACCGCCTCGGCGTCGGGTACGAGGCCCTCCGCGCGGCCAACCCGTCGATCGTCTACTGCTCGATCTCCGGCTACGGGCAGGAGGGACCGCGGGCGAACGCGCCCGGCCACGACGTCAACTACCAGGGGTACGCGGGCGTCCTCGCCCCCCGCCCGGGCGACATCCCCACGCAGCCGCGCGTGCCGTACGCGGACCTCGCCGCCGGTCTGGCGGGGGCGATGGCGATGTGCGCGGCGTACATCCGGCGGCTGCGCAGCGGTGAGGGCGAGTACGTCGACGTCTCCATGACCGACGTGCTCGCGCACTGGAACGGCGAGCGCGACGGCACGATCGTCGCGAGCGACGACTTGGACGGCGTCATCATGGGCGTACCCGGCTACGGCGTCTACGCCACGGCCGACGGGCGCTGGGTATCGCTCGGCATCACCTCCGAGGACCGGTTCTGGTCGAGCCTCTGCGAGGCCCTCGGTCTGCAGCAGCACGCGGCGATGCCTTTCCCCGAGCGGATGCGTCGCCACACCGAGCTCGACGCGGCTGTGGCGGACGGGCTCTCGCGCCTTTCGCGCGACGAGGCGGTCGAGTGTCTCGACCGAGCGGGTGTGCCCGTCGCGCCGGTGCTCACGCGCCAGGAGATGGTCGGCGCGCTGGGCGCGTCGGCGCTGGTGCACCCGGCTCGCTACCGTCACCACCCGGTGCTGTGA
- a CDS encoding amidohydrolase has translation MRLEDLILVSVDDHTVEPPDMFEHQLPAKWRDQAPKSVRKDSGIDVWVYEGNEIPNIGLNAVAGRPPEEYNIEPTRYSDIRRGCYDIHERVNDMNRNGLLGSMCFPSFVQFCGQLFSKSKDLDTGLVMLKAYNDWHVDEWCGTYPGRFIPLSIPPIWSPEEMAKEVRRMAAKGCHAVTFSENPARLGWPHIFGDHWDPFFAACADEGTVICLHIGSSSTMLGLEPGAPIDCLITMTPLNAMSAATDLLWSPVLRKFPDIKFALSEGSIGWLPYWLERVDYVYQQHRFWTHQDFGDQLPSQVARDHFTFCFINDYAGVEQRELIGVDNITWECDYPHSDSTWPHSPEALMKHFDDTVSDDHINKMTHVNAMRAFRYDPFSHRPRERCTVGALRAEAGE, from the coding sequence ATGCGGCTCGAGGACCTGATCCTGGTGAGCGTCGACGACCACACCGTCGAACCGCCCGACATGTTCGAGCACCAGCTGCCCGCCAAGTGGCGGGACCAGGCGCCGAAGAGCGTCCGGAAGGACAGCGGCATCGACGTCTGGGTGTACGAGGGGAACGAGATCCCCAACATCGGGCTCAACGCCGTCGCCGGCCGACCGCCCGAGGAGTACAACATCGAGCCGACGCGCTACTCCGACATCCGCCGCGGCTGCTACGACATCCACGAGCGGGTGAACGACATGAACCGCAACGGCCTCCTCGGCTCGATGTGCTTTCCGTCGTTCGTCCAGTTCTGCGGCCAGCTGTTCTCGAAGTCGAAGGACCTCGACACCGGGCTCGTGATGCTCAAGGCGTACAACGACTGGCACGTCGACGAGTGGTGCGGCACCTACCCCGGCCGCTTCATCCCTCTGTCCATCCCCCCGATCTGGAGCCCGGAGGAGATGGCCAAGGAGGTCAGGCGCATGGCCGCCAAGGGCTGCCACGCGGTGACGTTCTCCGAGAACCCCGCCCGCCTGGGCTGGCCCCACATCTTCGGAGATCACTGGGACCCGTTCTTCGCCGCGTGCGCGGACGAGGGCACCGTGATCTGCCTCCACATCGGCTCGTCGTCGACGATGCTCGGGCTCGAGCCGGGCGCGCCGATCGACTGCCTGATCACGATGACTCCGCTGAACGCGATGAGCGCGGCCACCGACCTGTTGTGGTCGCCCGTGCTGCGGAAGTTCCCCGACATCAAGTTCGCGTTGTCCGAGGGCTCGATCGGCTGGCTCCCCTACTGGCTCGAGCGCGTCGACTACGTCTACCAGCAACACCGCTTCTGGACGCACCAGGACTTCGGCGACCAGCTGCCGAGCCAGGTGGCACGCGACCACTTCACGTTCTGCTTCATCAACGACTACGCAGGTGTCGAGCAGCGCGAGCTCATCGGCGTCGACAACATCACGTGGGAGTGCGACTACCCGCACTCCGACTCGACGTGGCCGCACTCCCCCGAAGCGCTGATGAAGCACTTCGACGACACGGTGTCCGACGACCACATCAACAAGATGACGCACGTCAACGCCATGCGCGCCTTCCGCTACGACCCCTTCTCACATCGCCCGCGTGAGCGGTGCACCGTCGGCGCCCTGCGCGCCGAAGCCGGCGAGTGA
- a CDS encoding cyclohexanecarboxylate-CoA ligase — translation MRDVPAALRERYVAAGQWTDDTLGAVLDTGLARAASQPFTVRSHTRPWRGTLGEVRTMAQHVAGGLRARGVGPGDAVAFQLPNWVEAAATFYAVSLLGAVVVPVVHFYGAKEVGYILRRTQVKALVTAARFGHLDYLANLELLRPDLRDLELVAVVDDDGHDSGRDREHVAFADLLRAEAVRAPAKVDPSSPALVAYTSGTTSDPKGVIHSHRTIVFEVKQLSAMQASGARPSLVGAPVGHGIGMLAALLLPVWQGGAIHLIDQWVPGDVLAAMLEDDLSSGTGATFFLTSLLDDPRITDRHLELMHHMGLGGSAVPYAVAERATRLGLSVVRLYGSTEHPSTTGCTHADPLDKRLRTDGRPMPGVELRLVDDRGRDVGVDAPGEIVSRGADCFVGYTDAALNAACFDADGWYATGDVGVLDAEGYVAIVDRKKDIIIRGGENISALEVEELLLRMEGVAEVAVVSAPDRRLGEHAAAFVRLLPGTTAPDLRAVSAHLEAAGLARQKWPETLQFVEDFPRTPTGKVQKFVLRERLRAAAG, via the coding sequence CTGCGCGACGTCCCTGCGGCGTTGCGCGAGCGTTACGTCGCCGCGGGTCAGTGGACCGACGACACGCTCGGCGCGGTGCTCGACACCGGGCTGGCACGCGCCGCGTCACAGCCGTTCACCGTGCGGTCCCACACCCGCCCGTGGCGGGGCACGCTCGGCGAGGTGCGCACGATGGCGCAACACGTCGCCGGCGGTCTGCGGGCGCGCGGGGTGGGCCCGGGTGACGCGGTCGCGTTCCAGCTCCCCAACTGGGTGGAAGCGGCGGCCACGTTCTACGCCGTGAGCCTCCTCGGCGCCGTGGTCGTGCCCGTCGTGCACTTCTACGGAGCCAAGGAGGTCGGCTACATCCTCCGACGCACCCAGGTGAAGGCGCTCGTCACCGCGGCGCGCTTCGGCCACCTCGACTACCTCGCCAACCTCGAGCTATTGCGCCCCGACCTTCGCGACCTCGAACTGGTTGCTGTCGTCGACGATGACGGCCACGACTCGGGCCGCGACCGCGAGCACGTCGCGTTCGCGGACCTGCTGCGCGCCGAGGCGGTTCGGGCGCCGGCAAAAGTCGACCCGTCGAGCCCCGCCCTGGTCGCGTACACGAGCGGCACGACGTCGGACCCGAAGGGCGTCATCCACTCGCACCGCACGATCGTCTTCGAGGTAAAGCAGCTGTCGGCCATGCAGGCGAGCGGCGCGCGACCGTCGCTCGTAGGCGCGCCCGTCGGTCACGGCATCGGCATGCTCGCGGCGTTGCTGCTCCCCGTCTGGCAGGGCGGCGCCATCCATCTCATCGACCAGTGGGTGCCGGGCGACGTGCTCGCCGCCATGCTCGAGGACGACCTGTCGAGCGGCACCGGTGCCACCTTCTTCCTCACCAGCCTGCTCGACGACCCGCGCATCACCGACCGCCACCTCGAGCTGATGCACCACATGGGCCTCGGCGGCTCCGCGGTGCCGTACGCGGTGGCCGAGCGGGCCACCCGGCTCGGCCTGTCGGTCGTGCGGCTCTACGGGTCGACCGAGCACCCCTCGACGACCGGGTGCACCCACGCCGACCCGCTCGACAAGCGGCTCCGCACCGACGGCCGTCCGATGCCCGGCGTCGAGCTGCGCCTCGTCGACGACCGAGGGCGAGACGTCGGTGTCGACGCGCCGGGTGAGATCGTGAGCCGTGGCGCCGACTGCTTCGTCGGCTACACCGACGCCGCGCTGAACGCCGCGTGCTTCGATGCCGACGGCTGGTACGCGACCGGCGACGTCGGTGTGCTCGACGCGGAGGGCTACGTCGCGATCGTCGACCGCAAGAAGGACATCATCATCCGAGGAGGCGAGAACATCAGCGCCCTCGAGGTGGAGGAGCTGCTCCTTCGCATGGAGGGCGTCGCCGAGGTCGCGGTGGTTTCGGCTCCCGACCGCCGTCTGGGGGAGCACGCGGCGGCGTTCGTCCGCCTCTTGCCGGGCACGACCGCCCCCGACCTGCGCGCGGTGAGCGCCCACCTCGAGGCCGCGGGCCTCGCCCGCCAGAAATGGCCCGAGACGCTGCAGTTCGTGGAGGACTTCCCGCGTACCCCGACCGGGAAGGTGCAGAAGTTCGTGCTGCGGGAGCGGCTACGGGCCGCGGCCGGCTAG
- a CDS encoding acyltransferase, with product MQLVRLGPAALRLASLRFCRQRLPLRPSRPLVGLRSLAICGEPGLLGQVAMLTGLDPPRFRTLRPLGAEQDGREHDDGGGDNDGDDDSGIHLGGLPHRRPGDTCRPWWLREPDARALHSPDGGLRSSGGGRRVTETAVTAASPRVGADAARAPGRLAHMPALDGLRGAAVGAVLLFHAGHLTGGYLGVDLFFVLSGFLITSLLLAESSDTGAIALRAFWARRARRLLPALAGVLGGVALYAWLLAAPNELSRIRGDGLATLFYVANWRAVFAHVDYWQLFAAPSPLEHTWSLAIEEQFYLVWPLVIWGLWRWRGAHLARRVLLVAGGLALASTLEMALLSRPGNPTRVYYGSDTRAASILIGAVLAALVAWRGVAHSRGGRRALEGAGLAGVLVLVYAWTRVAGQSDGLYRGGLFLTALAGAAVIAAAAHPRPGPLARALSTAPLRGLGLISYGVYLWHWPVYVFLNDERTHVHGWWLVLLRITVTLVVATVSYRVLEQPIRRGALRVPQLKALVPATAVFLLIALIAGTAGASTPSGPTRADPGRVRKALAESRTTPGARRVLIVGNSVSFFVGEGLKQLHRNPPLVVLNGGLLACTFPPGITDVRWAGLPRPAIDCTTAWSDAVARFDPDVVVLMISDPGDIAVNYHGRYIQPCTPAYDNLYRRELRKAADMLGAGGARVAITTAAYSYVMQSVRTLDKDDCVNAIYRSVAREGHRRTLLDVARFICPTRSTCKKTERGFAVREDGIHYRGESARWLAGWMMDQLASSS from the coding sequence GTGCAGCTCGTGCGCCTCGGCCCGGCTGCGCTCCGCCTCGCGTCGCTGCGCTTCTGCCGCCAGCGACTCCCGCTTCGCCCGAGCCGCCCGCTCGTCGGCCTCCGCAGCCTTGCGATCTGCGGCGAGCCGGGTCTGCTCGGCCAGGTCGCGATGCTCACGGGCCTCGACCCGCCGCGCTTCCGTACGCTTCGACCGTTGGGCGCGGAGCAGGATGGCCGCGAGCACGACGACGGCGGCGGCGACAACGATGGCGATGATGATTCCGGTATCCATCTCGGCGGCCTACCCCACCGCCGGCCGGGCGACACCTGCCGGCCGTGGTGGCTCCGGGAGCCGGACGCCCGAGCCCTACACTCGCCGGACGGCGGGCTTCGATCCTCGGGGGGTGGACGCAGGGTGACCGAGACGGCGGTGACAGCCGCGTCACCGCGGGTCGGTGCCGATGCCGCTCGCGCGCCGGGGCGTCTGGCCCACATGCCTGCACTCGACGGCCTGCGCGGTGCCGCGGTCGGGGCCGTGTTGCTGTTCCACGCCGGGCACTTGACCGGCGGCTACCTGGGCGTCGACCTGTTCTTCGTCCTCTCCGGCTTCCTCATCACCTCGCTGCTGCTCGCCGAGAGCTCCGACACGGGCGCCATCGCGCTGCGCGCCTTCTGGGCCCGTCGGGCGCGCCGGCTGCTGCCGGCCCTGGCCGGTGTGCTCGGCGGGGTGGCCCTCTACGCCTGGCTGTTGGCGGCCCCGAACGAGCTGAGCCGCATCCGGGGCGACGGGCTGGCGACGCTCTTCTACGTGGCCAACTGGCGGGCGGTGTTCGCCCACGTGGACTACTGGCAGCTCTTCGCCGCGCCCTCGCCGCTGGAGCACACGTGGAGCCTCGCCATCGAGGAGCAGTTCTACCTCGTCTGGCCGCTCGTCATCTGGGGCCTGTGGCGTTGGCGGGGCGCGCACCTGGCCCGACGGGTGCTCCTCGTGGCCGGGGGCCTGGCCCTGGCCTCCACGCTCGAGATGGCGCTGCTGTCCCGACCCGGCAACCCGACGCGGGTGTACTACGGAAGCGACACCCGCGCCGCGTCCATCCTCATCGGGGCGGTGCTCGCGGCGCTGGTGGCGTGGCGAGGCGTGGCTCACAGCCGAGGCGGGCGCCGCGCCCTCGAGGGGGCGGGGCTGGCGGGGGTGCTCGTGCTGGTCTACGCGTGGACCCGCGTGGCCGGGCAGTCCGACGGGCTCTATCGGGGCGGTCTGTTCCTCACCGCGCTGGCGGGGGCGGCGGTGATCGCGGCGGCCGCTCACCCCCGCCCCGGACCCCTCGCCCGGGCGCTGAGCACCGCCCCGCTCCGCGGCCTGGGGCTCATCAGCTATGGCGTCTACCTCTGGCACTGGCCCGTGTACGTCTTCTTGAACGACGAGCGCACGCACGTGCACGGATGGTGGCTGGTGCTCCTCCGCATCACCGTCACGCTGGTCGTCGCCACCGTGTCCTACCGCGTGCTCGAGCAACCGATCCGCCGCGGGGCCTTGCGCGTGCCCCAGTTGAAGGCCCTGGTGCCGGCGACCGCGGTGTTCCTCCTGATCGCGCTGATCGCCGGCACGGCCGGCGCGAGCACACCGTCGGGCCCGACGCGGGCAGATCCCGGGCGCGTCCGGAAGGCGCTGGCGGAATCGCGGACCACACCTGGCGCCCGCCGCGTGCTCATCGTCGGCAACTCGGTCAGCTTCTTCGTGGGTGAGGGCTTGAAGCAGTTGCACCGCAACCCGCCGCTCGTGGTGTTGAACGGCGGGCTCCTGGCCTGCACGTTCCCCCCCGGGATCACCGACGTGCGGTGGGCCGGCCTCCCGCGTCCCGCGATCGACTGCACCACTGCGTGGAGCGACGCGGTCGCGCGATTCGATCCGGACGTCGTCGTGCTCATGATCTCGGACCCCGGCGACATCGCGGTGAACTACCACGGGCGCTACATCCAACCGTGCACGCCGGCGTACGACAACTTGTACCGGCGCGAGTTGCGCAAGGCCGCGGACATGCTCGGCGCGGGTGGGGCGCGGGTCGCGATCACGACCGCCGCCTACTCCTACGTCATGCAGTCGGTGCGCACCCTCGACAAGGACGACTGTGTCAACGCGATCTACCGATCGGTCGCGCGCGAAGGTCACCGGCGGACGCTGCTCGACGTCGCCCGCTTCATCTGCCCGACCCGCAGCACGTGCAAGAAGACGGAACGTGGGTTCGCGGTGCGGGAGGACGGCATCCACTATCGGGGCGAGAGCGCCCGGTGGTTGGCCGGGTGGATGATGGACCAGCTGGCTTCGTCGAGCTGA
- a CDS encoding acyl-CoA dehydrogenase, with protein sequence MPIGITEEHEALRQSARRWLESRCPPAVPRALLDADAETMPPFWAELAGQGWLGLHVPEEHGGQGYGVLELAVVLEELGRAAAPGPFLPTALAAAIVAESDDRTLLPGLLDGTTPAAVALDADAPVLGAVLARLVLLPVDDGWGVFDVEAGEVDVAPLPSLDPTRRVGSVRVRRDPDRVLRGVSRDRAHVLAAVMVAAECAGGAGWCLDTTSAYAKVREQFGRPIGQFQAVKHRLADMLITVEQMRGTTWDAARAVADAATATLPAAVAAGIALDGFVRCAKDTVQLHGGIGFTWEHDAHIYLKRAVSLRALLGGSSSWRAQVATLALAGERRALDLELPEEADAYRVEVRAFLEEIAQLDRPAKRARMVAEGYIVPNWPRPWGRDAGAVEQLVIDEEFRKARIRRPHLAVGAWALPTIITHGTAEQQDRWVQPTLLGELSWCQMFSEPGAGSDLASLTTKAVRTDGGWLLSGQKVWTSMARDADLAICLARTNADAPKHLGITYFVLDMRSPGLDIRPLRELTGVAWFNEIFLSDVFVPDASVVGPVDGGWPLARNTLANERVSMGSGSSFGYGVEALLGLVEGSPAAGDSLALDTLGGLLAEAQSLALLGYRGTARSVSGADPDPAESSVRKLLGVEHEQRVQEYGLELLGPAAATTAEGDP encoded by the coding sequence ATGCCGATCGGCATCACCGAGGAGCACGAGGCGCTGCGCCAGTCGGCGCGCCGGTGGCTCGAGTCGCGCTGCCCGCCGGCGGTCCCGCGCGCCCTGCTCGACGCTGACGCGGAGACGATGCCGCCCTTCTGGGCGGAGCTCGCCGGGCAGGGCTGGTTGGGCCTGCACGTTCCCGAGGAGCACGGTGGCCAGGGCTACGGCGTGCTCGAGCTCGCGGTCGTGCTCGAGGAGCTGGGCCGCGCCGCCGCGCCCGGGCCGTTCCTGCCCACCGCGCTGGCGGCCGCCATCGTCGCCGAGTCCGACGACCGAACGCTGCTGCCCGGCCTGCTCGACGGCACCACGCCCGCCGCGGTCGCGCTCGACGCGGACGCGCCGGTGCTCGGCGCGGTGCTCGCCCGCCTCGTGCTCCTGCCCGTCGACGACGGCTGGGGCGTCTTCGACGTCGAGGCCGGCGAGGTCGACGTGGCACCGTTGCCGAGCCTCGACCCAACGAGGCGCGTGGGATCGGTGCGGGTGAGGCGCGATCCCGACCGCGTGCTGCGCGGCGTGTCGCGCGATCGGGCGCACGTGCTGGCCGCGGTGATGGTGGCGGCCGAGTGCGCGGGCGGCGCGGGCTGGTGCCTCGACACCACGTCGGCCTACGCCAAGGTGCGAGAGCAGTTCGGCCGCCCCATCGGGCAGTTCCAGGCGGTGAAGCACAGGCTCGCCGACATGCTCATCACCGTCGAGCAGATGCGCGGCACCACATGGGACGCGGCGCGGGCTGTCGCCGACGCCGCCACGGCCACCCTGCCCGCCGCGGTCGCCGCGGGGATCGCGCTCGACGGGTTCGTTCGGTGCGCGAAGGACACCGTGCAGCTCCACGGTGGCATCGGGTTCACCTGGGAGCACGACGCCCACATCTACCTGAAGCGGGCCGTGAGCCTGCGGGCGCTGCTGGGCGGCTCCTCGTCGTGGCGCGCGCAGGTGGCGACGCTCGCGCTCGCGGGCGAACGGCGTGCGCTCGACCTCGAGCTGCCGGAGGAGGCGGACGCGTACCGGGTCGAGGTGCGCGCCTTCCTCGAGGAGATCGCGCAGCTCGACCGGCCGGCCAAGCGTGCGCGCATGGTCGCCGAGGGCTACATCGTGCCCAACTGGCCCCGCCCGTGGGGACGCGACGCCGGCGCGGTCGAACAGCTGGTGATCGACGAGGAGTTCCGCAAGGCGCGCATCCGGCGTCCGCATCTCGCGGTGGGCGCGTGGGCCCTGCCCACGATCATCACCCACGGCACGGCCGAGCAGCAGGATCGGTGGGTGCAGCCCACGCTCCTCGGCGAGCTCAGCTGGTGCCAGATGTTCAGCGAGCCCGGAGCGGGGAGTGACCTGGCCTCGCTGACCACCAAGGCGGTGCGGACCGACGGCGGCTGGCTGTTGAGCGGGCAGAAGGTGTGGACGTCGATGGCACGCGATGCCGACCTCGCGATCTGTCTCGCTCGCACCAATGCCGACGCGCCCAAGCACCTCGGCATCACCTATTTCGTCCTCGACATGCGTTCACCCGGCCTCGACATCCGTCCCCTGCGCGAGCTCACGGGCGTGGCCTGGTTCAACGAGATCTTCCTGTCCGACGTGTTCGTGCCCGACGCGTCCGTGGTCGGGCCCGTCGACGGCGGCTGGCCGCTCGCCCGCAACACGCTGGCCAACGAGCGGGTGTCGATGGGGTCGGGCTCCTCGTTCGGCTACGGCGTCGAGGCGCTCCTCGGCCTGGTGGAGGGCTCACCCGCGGCCGGCGACTCGCTCGCGCTCGACACGCTCGGTGGCCTCCTCGCCGAGGCGCAGTCGCTCGCGCTGCTCGGCTACCGGGGTACGGCCCGGTCGGTGTCGGGCGCCGACCCCGACCCCGCCGAATCGAGCGTGCGCAAGCTCCTGGGCGTCGAGCACGAGCAGCGGGTGCAGGAGTACGGGCTCGAGCTGCTCGGCCCCGCGGCCGCCACCACCGCCGAAGGCGATCCCG
- a CDS encoding cytochrome P450: MSEATTDPLVFNPFDPAVRADPYPLYRRMREEEPTHRSPLGFYVFTRYDDCLTVLRHPQMSSDQRHATGAVEFLAQEPAARKMAEAMEGKRPFLLLDPPDHTRLRGLVSKAFTPRTVERLRPRIQQVVDDLIDEVQPKGAMEVVEDFAYPLPVVIICEMLGVPPSDHERFKGWSRDLARGLDPDFVQPVDALERRFETVLAFHEYFRELIARRRSDPGDDVLTALVHAEEQGDSLTEDEVLGTCTLLLVAGHETTVNLIGNGVLALLRHRDQLEKLWADRDLIKSAVEEILRYDPPVQFDGRVAMTDIDVGGVTVEQGEQPLLILAAANRDPQQFDAPDTFDITRTDNHHLSFGNGLHFCLGAPLARLEGQLALGTLVGRLPLMELATDEPAYKENLILRGLAALPVTF; this comes from the coding sequence ATGAGTGAAGCCACCACCGATCCGCTGGTGTTCAACCCGTTCGACCCCGCGGTCCGGGCCGATCCGTACCCGCTCTACCGGCGCATGCGCGAGGAGGAGCCGACCCACAGGAGCCCGCTCGGCTTCTACGTGTTCACGCGCTACGACGACTGCCTCACCGTGCTCAGGCACCCGCAGATGAGCAGCGACCAGCGCCACGCCACCGGCGCCGTCGAGTTCCTCGCGCAGGAGCCCGCGGCGAGGAAGATGGCGGAGGCCATGGAGGGCAAACGACCCTTCCTGTTGCTCGACCCGCCCGACCACACCCGCCTGCGCGGGCTGGTGAGCAAGGCGTTCACGCCACGCACCGTCGAGCGCCTGCGGCCGCGCATCCAGCAGGTGGTCGACGACCTCATCGACGAGGTCCAGCCCAAGGGCGCGATGGAGGTCGTCGAGGATTTCGCGTACCCGCTGCCCGTCGTCATCATCTGCGAGATGCTCGGCGTGCCGCCGTCCGACCACGAGCGGTTCAAGGGCTGGTCGCGCGACCTCGCGCGGGGCCTCGACCCGGACTTCGTGCAGCCCGTGGACGCCCTCGAACGCCGCTTCGAGACGGTCCTCGCGTTCCACGAGTACTTCCGCGAGCTCATCGCCCGCCGCCGCTCCGATCCGGGAGACGACGTGCTCACCGCGCTCGTGCACGCCGAGGAGCAGGGCGACAGCCTCACCGAGGACGAGGTGCTCGGCACGTGCACGCTGCTCCTTGTTGCGGGCCACGAGACGACCGTCAACCTCATCGGCAACGGCGTGCTCGCGCTCCTGCGACACCGCGACCAGCTCGAGAAGCTGTGGGCGGACCGGGACCTGATCAAGAGCGCGGTCGAAGAGATCCTGCGCTACGACCCACCCGTGCAGTTCGACGGACGGGTGGCGATGACCGACATCGACGTCGGTGGCGTCACCGTCGAGCAGGGCGAGCAGCCGTTGCTGATCCTCGCCGCGGCCAACCGTGACCCGCAACAGTTCGACGCGCCCGATACGTTCGACATCACGCGCACCGACAACCACCATCTCTCGTTCGGGAACGGTCTCCACTTCTGCCTCGGTGCGCCGCTCGCCCGCCTCGAGGGGCAGCTCGCGCTCGGCACCCTCGTGGGGCGGCTGCCGCTGATGGAGCTCGCGACCGACGAGCCCGCCTACAAGGAGAACCTCATCCTGCGGGGTCTCGCCGCGCTGCCGGTCACGTTCTAG